GATCCGTTGTGTGATCAATTTGCTCAAGGCCTTCTTCCCCGTTGTATGCGACTTTTACTGTATACTGATCTTCAAGTGTTTGTGCAAACAAATCTGCTAAACTTTGTTCGTCTTCGATTATCACTACTTCTGGCTCGGATATCGCGGTATGTTGAGTCATATCGTGTCTTCATTTGTGCTGGTAAATGATTCGTCGATCCATTCTCTCAGATTGTCTGCCTCGATATGTCCATCTGCGCGTTCATCAATTATTTTGCCTTCCTCAAACAATATGAACTTTGGAACGCTTTTGATAGTATAGTTATCGATTAGACTCGGATCGTCCCGCGGATTAACCGTTCCGACGGCAACTGACGTAGTTTGTGCAATTAACCCGATTACTGGTTCCATACTCGCGCAAATCCCACACCCCTCTGTATAGAACTCGACCATCACTCGATCGTGCTCTTCGATAAACTCATTTAGCTCATCTGCATCGCTCAATTGAACGGGGCCTGTTGGTGTTTCTGTTTTGTTCATGTTACATTTATGAGGCCAATGTGTATAACCATTGCACTGGTAGCACAGAGACTATCCCTCCGTCTGGATGCCTGCTAAACAGAACTCAATATTGAACACAAACCGTTATACCAGTCGATACGTGAGATTTACTTATGAGTGATAAACGTGCATTCTATGGTGGACTTGCGTTCATCGCTGGGGGAATCCCAATCCTTGTTTTCTATGGAATTAGCCTTGTGGGCTCAATTGGTCTTGGCCTTATCATCCTCGGTGCGCTCATTGCCTACGGTGCGACCGTTGTTGATCAATCGTCAAATAGTCAGTTGCTGCCGTGATAAAGCAAATGCAGGCCAGCAAGTACCATCCCTATTCCAACGGCCCGAACGCGCCGTGTTGATCGGCTATTTGGCGTAAAGTCAACGGCGAGTGCCATTTTATATCCTTTCTCAGCCATTTTAAGTAAAAGACGTGGCGCCAGTATATGTACGATTCCAGCAATGACCAGTAAGACTCCATTCGCCCTTGGATAAGGTAGTCGTTCTGTAATCATTACTTGCACATATTCTGTCTACCCTCTCTTATCAGTGGTGATTCTGACCTTCTATGGACAACGTATGAATGTTATTATATGTCATACCAATAAACTTATTCGCTCTCCAGCCCTATCTATAGTACTATGATGGCAATTACGCACGCGATTGCTGGAGCTGCCGCCGCAGTTCCATTACTCGTGCTCGCTCCAGAATTTGCCGTTGTTGGTGCCCTTGCCGGACTGATTGGGGGATTATTCCCTGATCTCGATCTATACACCGGGCACCGCAAGCTACTGCACTATCCTGTATATGGATCTGCAGTGGCTATTCTTGCTGCTGCTGTTGCTGCTGCTTGGACAACAACTGTAACTGTAGCAATTGCAATGTTTCTCATTGGAGCAGCACTGCATGCTGTCTCGGATGTCATTGGGGCTGGTCTTGAGTTAGAGCCTTGGGAGGGTAATTCTGATCGAGCTGTATATGATCACTACCATGACAAATGGCTCGAACCCAAACGTCTTATCCGGTATGATGGAGCTCCTGAAGACGCAGCTCTTGCCGGCGGGCTGGCAAGTGGACCACTTTTGCTGTTTGATGGTCCGATTAGTCTACTCGTCCTAGGGTTACTTGTTGTTGGGGTCATCTATGCAACACTCCGCAAGCCCCTTGCCAAGGCGGCTGGGTGGCTTTTCCCACAACTTCCAAAAGAGCTACATTCATATCTTCCGGATCGATACTTTGAGAATACAAACTAAGAGAAGATCTGGTTATACGAGTTCTTGTCTTATCGGACTCCATCTTCAGGATTTTCTGGTGTACCGAATAGCTGCGTTCTGACTTCTTTTGAAACACCTGATAGGTATGCTTGCCCAAGTGTAGCAACAATAATCGCTCCCAACGTATTATACATCATATCAACAACGGTATCTTCTAATCCGAGTTGTGCAAGTGGCATTGTCAAACCTGTTTGGTCAGCAAACACATCGAGCCCAAACTCGAATAATTCCCAGATAACGCCAAACGCCATTACAAAGATGATTATGTATGCAAATATGAACCGCCTTGGAAGATGGATCTCATCATGATGTAAATCAATAATTCGGACTGTTACATATCCAATTGCAGCGACAACCGAAGCTGAAAGTGTGTGAGTCAGGTGATCCCACCACTCAATTTGCGCGTATAATCCGGCTGATCCCAGCGAATGGAAAAACACTGCTGCGGTAATCCAGAGTGTTAGAAATGGACTTAGAACGAATCGGTAGTTTCGCCGAATAATTGCTGGGAGAAATGTAATCACCAATCCGATTCCTGCATTAGTGATTGTCTTTGGTGCTCCGGTGTATAGTCCATGGACAAGTAGCCCAAGTAAGATTGCCTGCATGATCCGTGTAGCAGTACGCTGTCTTCGCGGCGGAAGTGCCCGAGTTGGAATTGTTTTCCAACTCATCGTGGTAGCACCCCCCGAAGCTGACGCCGAAGCCGTTGTGCTCGTGGCCGGAAGTATAACTCAAAAAGGACCCCTGCAAACAACCCAGCGACTACTGCCCACCCAAACTCAACCATTAGTGCTGTGTTGTCTGTCAGGAATTCTGTTCCGGTGTACTGATCCAAATTCCAGCGGATTATTGCCCATGCTCCAGCCGCAGCTAAGGTTGCCAGCACGACTGTTAGAATTGCGAACCAGTGGGTCACCCGAACAGATGATAATACATGTAATTGTGAAATAATAATTAGTGCAACAGCACTGATCGACAAATATGTGGTAAACAGATTTGCTAACGCAGAAACCTCCAGCGCCCGAACCGTGACCGGTATCGAAGCTAGTAGCAACAGTTCCCACGGTAACATCACGTTTGCCGATCGAGCATGTACTGGTGGTATAATTACGATTGCAAACAGTGCTGTTGTAAATATAACCCAACGCAGATCATCGGTGATTGCGCTTTCAATTATTACCAAACCAAAAATCCCGACAAGGATCCAGCTGAGTATCGCATTTACGCGACTGTCAATGAATAATCGATTAAATTGATCCTCACCGTCCATCAGGAAGGTATAGTATGCTGATACGTAATAACTTAATCCTACTCTGGCTGTGACTCTTTTCAACGGATACACCAGTCATCCATTTAGGTCAGGATTCGATTTTATTGATAGGGCCGGAGCCGTCGTGCGCTGGACAGTTGAATAGCTTAGGTTTGGTGATCAGTTCTGTGGGTCACTTATCCCACTGAACCAGCGTCTAGATTCTCTTTATGTATCTTAACTGTCTCCTGTGTGAGATCAAATACACCTACGTAGAACTTTGGTGGATCATATGACTTTGCTTCTGTATAGTAGTCACTTATCCACTCAGTGAGATGATTTTCAAGGAACTGCTTTTGAGCATTCTTCTTTTCCAGTTCACAGAGTTGGCTCATAAATAGTAATTCCGTCCCGAGGTGATCAATCTGCTCTGGCGGCCCGTCATACGATAATCCAGCATCTGCATATAGTTGTTCTACTGCAACTGATGCAGGACCCTGTAACCGTCCATCACGATATACAGATTCGTGCGGGGGATGAGGTGAACAGCTCTGATGATATCCCTGAATCAAGCGAGTGTATTCTGAGGCAAGTTTGCTAGCATTCCCATTAGCAACGTTCTCAAGCGCCTCCCACAGAGCTGTCTGTTGCTTATTAACTTCATTGTACCACCGTCTAAATCCATTACACAGTTCTTCTGTCGGTGGCCGAATATACGCCTCACTGAGGAGCTTATACACGTTTGCAAGCTCTGACTGGCTAATCGGCATCTGCGCGCTAATATGATTTTTTGACATATTTGATCAGATCATGAGGGCAAGATAAATTCAGTGAGACTGACGACAAATGTTCCAGCGATCAATACTGCAACGATACTAATCATAAAGACGACTCCTAGTCCTGCTGTTCTGTAATCTCTTGGTTTTCCAAGTATCCATCCAGCAATCACGAGATACAGCGGTAGCAGTAAGATTCCAAACACAAGGATGATGCTAAAACTCATTCGTTTTTCACCCCCCACAGCCGTTCAACCTCAACAATTGGAATAATCTTTGAAATAATCATAAACCCAAGTGCCGCCATACCGATTGTTCCAGACGCCACTGCAAACTCAACAAGTGTTGGTGTATAGGATCCATCTGGGAACAAATCTGAAATCGGTGAACGGGATGGATGTACGAGCCCTTCAATAACAAACAAGAATTTCTTTGCGAGAATTGAAACTGACACAATCGCTGCGGCTGCAACTGTCCCACCAACACTAAACCACTGTGGGCGAAGTGTTACCGCTGTTGTGTAAATAAGCCCGATGCCTAATCCGCCAACAGATCCCCAGAATAAGGGTGACAACGATCCGGAAATCAGCGCCTCTGTTACTGCTGCCTCATCAACTGGTGCTGCAGGTCCCAGCCCTGTCACTAAATCCTGCAGAACAAACCACAATGTAACAACGATTAGACCAATCATCACCTTATTGAGGCCTCTGAAAATATCCTTTGTGATGATCTCTTCCCAATCATACGCATACCGAAACGTTGCGGATACAACGATTACCACTGCGATAGCAGATGTTAATGACTCTGCAAGCATTGCTGGTCCTTGTGCTGCTCCCCACCACCCAGGGTGCATTCCCATAGTCGCATAGAGCCACGGGACAACGCCACCGGATAGAAGTGGAACTAGCAACAAGATAGCTACCGCTAGCCACCAGTTCATTTGACGCGTCTTCTCTTCCTCACCTGGGCGATAGCCAATTAGAATGAGACTATACACAGGACTTAAGTATGATGGTAAAGCGCCTTCCTTGCGAAGTTCATACACATCCTCCCGGACCGTCAGCCATAGATACGTTGCACTTAATGTCAAATAAAGGAATACGGCAGTAACATCCCAGGCTAATGGTGAAGATTGTACTGCACTTGGATAGTTAAGAAAAATCTCATACATCATGCTTGGCCGTCCGAGGTCATAGATGATGTTCAGTGCAGCCATCGGTAATGCGATCAATGTCAGCACTTCGGCAATTCTGGCAATCGGCAGGTACTTCTCCAGACTGAAAAGTCGCACCGCAGCTGAGATTGCAATACCTCCGTGTGCAATCCCAACCCACCAAATAAAGGTTCCAATGTAGAGGCCCCACGGTGCACCTGCCATGGTGCCCCAGTCACCAAGTCCTGTAATATGCATGCCAGAATTTAATTGATATATCCAGGCTCCAATCCCGACAATCGACAGTACTGCGGCGGCACTGAATGCAACATAGAACTTTGTGCCACTTTCAGTCAAGGGCCGAATTAGCTGCTTTCGCAGAGGGCCTTCGATTGTGCTCATGCTGATTCACCCCCTGTGAGCAAATACTCGTCCCGATCAGCTTCGGCTTCAATTGCGTCTTCTGGATCTTTGTACTGGTCTTCGATTCCTCTGGCGTCGCTGTTAGGTTGAGGTCCTAGATATGTGATGTTAGATCCGGTGCCAGCACTTTCTAACATCGTCCATTGTTGCTTACTCGACTTTTCGTTTAGGTACTGTCGCGGTTTGCTTTCTGGGTCTTCCATATCTCCAAAGTGGATCACGTTCATTGGACAAGCTTCTTGACAGGCTGTTGTTCCCTCCAATTGCTCGTCGTCTGAGTCCTGTCGGTGGACACAGAATGTACATTTTCCTATTTTTCCGCTTGCTTGTGTTCCTCCTCCTTCCTCGTGGCTGCCTACATATGGTGTTTCTTCCCAGGGTGACCCATCTAACTCATCACTGTACTCTTCGAGGTGTGCCTCAAATCCATACTGTCCTTCTGAGGAGTCGCGCCACTGGAAGTAGTTTACACCATACGGGCAGGCAATCTCACAGTACCGACAGCCAATACATTGATCATAATCTGTCAGCACGATACCATCCTCATCACGCTTATATCGGGCAGTTGTAGGGCACACATCTGTACAGGGAGAATCAGTACAATGATGACATGGATTAGGTACGAAACCTTGATCCACGTCAGGAAACTCTCCCTGCTCGTATCGAAGCACGTTCATCCAAAATGCACCCCTTGGTGTATTGTTCTCTGTCTTACACGCAATTTGACATGATCTGCATCCTTGGCAACGCTCTAAGTCGATTACCATTCCCATTTGAGTCATGCGTCATCACCCGCTGGTTCGACAGCGACACGAATGTGGAATGATTGATCAGCGCCCCATGAGCAGTATCCCTCTGTTGAGTCAAACAAGACATTGACGTTTGCTCCTTCGTCGAGGGCTTGAGCATTTGGCTTCAGCGTGTCAGTGTGATGTGGAGGGATACATATTGTCTCCGGCTTGATCCCCTCAAGTGTCATCACCTCACCTTCAATCTCGTGCGTTTCGTCCTCGACTGCATTGTGACTTGTTACAGTGACACGGTCCCCCTCTTCGACACCAACCTCTTCTGCGGTGCTTGGATGCATTCGAACGTATGACTGAGGATCAAGCTCGTTTAACAGCGGATTCTGGTTACTTCGCGATTGCTTATGTTCGATCTTTTTGTGATCAAATAGAGTATACTGGTATTCATCGGGTGAGTCCCACATTGTTGGCTCTCGCCACGTAGGAAAACCATTGATATCATCGATATAAGGAAAGTCTACCGAATTATGTTCTTCATGCTCTTCAAATTCGTTACGTACAATCTCTCCAACACGCTCAAACGATTCGACATACAATTGCCACTTGAATCCAAACGGACTGTGCTCTACTTTTATATCTTGATTTGGCGTCGTTCCTTGGCTGTTGTACCGTTCTTCAAGTAGGTACCAATACCGCTCGTACAATGGTCTCTGTCTGCTTTGTGCTTGACTTTTCAAGTCTTCACTGAATGCTCGGTCTAAACATTCGGATACGGTCAACTCATCGACTGAATCAAATGCATCTGCGCCATCCAAGTCGAATGCCGTGTTGATATTCTCAAGATACTCTTCTGCTGCACCGAGCTCAGCTGCTAATTCCTTGTATATATCGCCTTCATCTCGGCAGTCAAACAACTGTGGAATTGGTGCCGTTCGAGTTGTTGTTGTATAGTGCGTGTTACTCATTCCGCCTTTTGAGTTCTCATTCTTGTCAACGGTCGTTGTTGGAAGAATATAATCCGCGACAAGAGCGGCTGTGTCACTCATGTGGGGATCGACAGCTACAACTGTATCGTATTGTGCATACCCGTTAATCGTTCGTCTACGATTTGGACCACTTCCGACAGGATTTGCAAACTGGACAATACATGCCATATCATCGGGTTCTCCTACTGTCTCATCAAGACCATACCGATCATAATTATTCATCACATGCGGAACTTTGGCGTATGCACCGTTCGCATCAGGATGATAATACGTTCCTTCAAGATCAGGTCCATCTGGTTCCCATGTGAGGGTATCATTGAATGCGGCTTCTCGCATCTGCCTCCGTGGCCCGCCATCCGGAACATTAGCATATCCTGTTCTGCTCGCTCCAATAACTTCGGCGGCTCCTACAAGCACCATCATTAGTATTCCTGCCTGCGCTGCCGGGGGACCCAGTTCCTGTTGACTAACGTGATATAGCGACATTGAGACGGGCCGATATGGCACTTCTCTCGTGTTACCATCCACCTCTACTGTCCGCGTTGCACCAATCTGCGCTGTTTCTCCCCAGTTTATTGCAACTGATCTGATTGTTTCGGCATCGATATCAGTGATCTCTGCAGCCCATTCGGGACTGTATTCGGTAATATGATCAGCGAAACGCTCAAAAGCCGTCTCAACAAGTACCTCTTCACCATCTACCTCAATCCGTAGCTCATCTTCTGTCTCTAGTACTGCTGTCGCGTGATCATTTGGAACAGTTGGATCGTCGGGTAGTGCACTCTCATGTGTCCGAAGCGATTCTCCGTCGTATACCACTTCACCTTCTGTCCACAGTGGGGATTCAATCGGAGATTCGACATCCTCTTGACTATTATATCCTTCAACGACATCTGTTGAAAGATCATCCGCTCTCACCACCTCTCCTTCACGTTCACCTTCAGCATAGACTAGACAAGGCGAATTTGACATATTCTTTAAAAACCATTGGTCGATGTATCCTTCTTCAATCAACACGTGATTAATTGCTAGGAAAAATGCCAAATCTGTTCCTGGTTCAATGGGGAGCCATTGATCACACCACTGTCCTGCTCCACGACGTTGTGGGTCGAGGACGACCATCTCTGTTCCATCTTCGTATGCTTCCGCTATTTCCCGGGAGTAAGTCGTGTTACAGAGGTGCGGTCCGCCAGCATTTGTCGCATTCCATCCCCAACTCAAGAATAACTCAGTATTATCAAAGTCGGGTTCGGGTGAAGTGAATGCAGCCCCGACCCGTGACCCTGCAAATTTATTTCCTGATGCACATACATTTCCGTGGCCTCTCACGTTTAGACCGGCATCATCACCATTTACACCGTATGCTTGCTCAACCGCATTTACCCAACCATCCATGTGCCATTCTGCGCCCTTTACCCGCCCAATTTGAAAATGCACTCTGCGTGGGTCTGATTCTAATTTTGGAGCGAGATCAGCAGCAATCTCTTCGATTGCCTCGTCCCATGAGATTGGTTCAAAATCACCTTCTGTACCTTTCTCTGAATCCCCTACGCGTTTGAGCGGCTGTTTAATCCGATATGGATCATACAAATCTGCAATTTGTGACACTCCCTTTGGACAAAGCCCGTCAACACATTCGTCTGCAGGGTCAGGTGCAAGATGCACAACTCGATCATTTACAACTCGAGCACGCATCCCACAGTCCTGCTTTCCAATCCAGCAAGCTGTTGCAACTTCATCATACTCAACCGGTTCTGTCTGTCCACTTGCAATCTGGCTAAAATATCCGTATCCGCCAAGGCTGCTAATTCCTCCGGCTGCTCCAAGAGCCTTCAATGCTGACCTCCGTGAAATCCCCGTCTCATCATCTGCCGAACTCATATTTTAGCATCCTCCTTTTTTCTCATTGTATTCCATTCAATTGTCATGTTATGCCACGCTCATTGGTTGAACAATCACACATATACTAAATTAGACCACAGCGACTGCAGAAATTGGAACCTTGCAAAAAATATTTATATAATTAAGAAATTTGAACGTAGCAATTATCTTGTTTTATGTCGTAAATGGCAGATAACAACTGCAACAGGCTTATTTTATTGTCTGCTCAAATGACTGTAAGAACAGTTGTTTATCACCGTATCTATGTCAATGAGACATTCCGTTGTCGACATCGTTACACCACAGCAAAGTACAGAGACACAGTTTGTCTTTTTCAGCGGGAAGGGCGGCGTTGGAAAAAGCACTGTTAGTTGTTCCACCGCTGCATGGCTTGCTCAACGCGGCTTTGAGACACTAATTGTTACTACTGACCCTGCTCCAAATGTTGGTGATATCTTTGGACAAAATGTAGGTCACGAAGTCACTCCTGTCTCCGGATATGAGAACCTTTCTGCAATTGAGATTGATCCTGATACAGCTGCTGAGGAATACCGTACGCAGGTTTTGGAGCCGATCGCTGATTCGGTTGATGACGAGGAACTTCAAACGATCAGGGATCAACTTGATAGCCCGTGTGTTGATGAAGTAGCTGCATTTGACAAATTTACTGAATTTATGAGCTCGGATACATATGATGTCGTGGTCTTTGATACGGCTCCAACGGGGCATACAATTCGTCTGATGGAGCTACCAAGTGACTGGAGTGAGGAACTTGATCACGGGGGTAACACATGTATTGGTCCTGCTGCTGCACTTGAAGATACAAAGGAACGATATGAAGATGCTGTCGATACACTGCAGTCCGACCAGCATTCGTCATTTGTATTTGTCAGTCGTCCTCGTGACACTGCTATTGAGGAAGTCCGTACATCCTCCAGCGAGTTATCTGATCTTGGAATTAAAACCGATTTGATTGTTCTCAATGGATACCTCCCAGAAGAGGTCTGTGACAACCAGTTTCTCAGACAGCAGTATACGACTGAGCAGTCTCTCATTACACAACTCAAAGACGACTTTCCTGATATTCCTGTGGAAACATATCCGTTACAACCTACGGAAATTACTGACAATACGCTGCTTGTCGATGTTGCAGAAACGCTGTACGAAGATAACTCCCCCTCAGTAAATGTAAAAACGGAACAACCAGACGATATCCCACCAGCATCAACACAAATTGATACAGGAGGTATCATTGAGGAGATCACCCCTGACACTGATACCCGATATCTCTTTTTTGCTGGCAAAGGCGGTGTCGGTAAAAGCACTGTTGCAGCAACAACAGCAACTGCCTTAGCCAATGCAGAATATGAGACACTTGTTGTCACAACTGATCCGGCGTCACACCTTAGCGAGATCTTCGGTGAAAGGGTTACAACGGAGCCAACATCCTTGAGCCAACCGAACTTATACGCAGCTCGCATTGACCAGCAGAAAGCTTACGAGGAGTACCGTATCCAAATACGTGAGCAGGTGCGTAAGCGAGTTCAGCGGGGTAACAACGATTCAATCGATCTTGATGAGGTACTCGCACAAGTCGAAGAAGAACTCAATTCACCATGTGCTAAAGAAATGGCTTCGCTTGAGAAGTTCATTGAGTACTTCAACAAAGATTTCGATATTGTCGTATTTGATACTGCTCCAACTGGACATACACTTCGATTGCTTGAACTCCCCTCTGATTGGAGCGGATTTCTGAACTTGGGATCATTAACCAAAACATCTGCTTCTGATGCGACAAAATATGATGATGTCGTCGATGCTATGCAAAATCCACAGAAGACATCGGTTATTTTTGTGATGTATCCTGAACATACCCCAATCATTGAAGCCCGACGAGCTGCAGATGACCTTCGCGAGCAAGTTGATATTGAACCGGCAGCTATTGCGGTGAATTATCTCTTGCCATATTCACATAGTGACAATGCCTTTTTCCAGCGACGTCGAAAACAACAGTATTCGTATCTCAACAATATTGCTGATCAATTTGATGTTCCAGCAATGCTCGTTCCACAGCGGATTGACTCTCCGCAGGGTATTGACGAACTTCAGTCATTCGGAGATCAAATCACTGGTCTCGACGGCTTGGGTTAGCGTCTGAGGAATTTATTTGATAGTGACAAACGTTTGGAGACTACAGATCCAACTGATCTCAAGTTGGTTTAGGATGATTTCTTGTATTCGCCTTCTATCCTTTGACCTCTTCCCCGGCTAAAGCGGGGTGGGCGTTCGCCTTGCTACCACTGTAAATTAGCTCTTTTAGCTTCTACAGGCTATGTCCCGCTCTCAAGGAACCGCCAACGACGGCGAGTAGGCAGGGCTAGCTCACTTGGCATCGATCAGCGTTTTTAGTCCTTCCTCTAACTCTATCGTTGGCTCATACCCAAGTTCTTCCTTCGCTCGAGAGATGTCTGCGCAACTCCGACGAATGTCACCCTCTCGCGGATCAATATGTGTGACCTCAGCACTACTATCTGTTAGGTATTTGATTATATCAGCGAGTTTGTTGATAGAGATTTCTGTGCCAGTTCCAATATTATATGCGCCTGTTTTTTCTGTTGCTGCAGCTAGCAGGTTTGCCTGCACAATATCATCCACGTGTACAAAATCACGGGTCTGCTCACCATCCCCTTCAATAGTGATTTCAGTTCCCTGTTCGGCCTGCTCACAGAAAACAGAAATCACTCCCGCATAGTCACCGGTTTGTCTTGGCCCATATACGTTGAAGTACCGTAGAGCAACCGCGTTTAGATCATACAACTCACCATATAACTGCGTCCGCTGATCAATTGTAAGCTTATCAAGCCCATACGGCGATGTCGGATGCTTTGAATGATTCTCGCTGATTGGTACTGTCTCTGGGTGCCCGTATATTGCTGCTGAGGATGCAACTACAACCCGTGTATCTGTCATTCGGGCCGCCTCAAGAACCGTCAGCGTCGCTTCGGCATTTCTCTGATGGCTTTCTACCGGGTTTTTCACTGACGCTTCGACACTGACCAGTGCTGCCTGATGGAAGATCACCTCAACTTGCTCCGCAAGCGAGTTCAGTAGCGGTTGACTGGCCGCATCTCCTTGAACAAACTCAATGTTTCCATGATCAAGCTGAATGTGCTCTGCTGATCCGTTCGAAAGATCATCAATAACGAACACATAGCAATTTAGATCAGTAGCAAGCCGCTCTACCAGATGGCTCCCGATAAATCCAGCACCACCGGTAACAAGAACTGAACTACCAGCCAGATCTGCTGTGTCTGTCATTGTTATACCGTTTGTGGCTATCTGCTTAACTTTTATAGACTTCTAATTTGAAAACTGCAGATTCTCAAACTAACCTCAGGACAATTGACCGGAAGGTTCCTATTTATCCATTCCTTATCGCGGTCCATGTCACAACATAACACTGCCCCTCCAACAGACGAAGGGTGGTTTGCACTGCATGATTTTCGGACAATAGATTGGGATGCTTGGCGGAAGGCTCCTGAACGTGAACGAAAGCGTGCACTTTCGGAGATAATTGATCATCTCGTATCTCAAACTGGTGTAGGTAAGAATGGAGATGGGGCTTCTGCGATATACTCAATTCTTGGACACAAAGCAGATCTGCTTATACTTCACCTCCGTCCCACAACTGCACGTATCGGAGCAATTGAGCGCCAATTTGAGCGTACCAAATTTGCGAAGTATACTAAACGAGCAACTTCTTTTGTCTCCGTAACAGAGGCCTCTGGCTATTCAGAGCGTGCTCGCAAGTATTTTGACGGCACAATCGATGAAAACTCGGGACTTGCAAACTACATGCAGACACGGTTGAAACCGGACATCCCAGACACAACACATGTCTGCTTTTATCCAATGAACAAGCGCCGCCAGCCCGGCCAGAATTGGTATGACCTTGACTTTGAGACACGCGCAGAACATATGGAAGCACACGGTGACATCGGCCGTGATTATGGCGGACGTGTTGTTCAAATGATCACAGGAGCAATAGCGCTCGACGACTGGGAGTGGGGAGTGACATTATGGGGTGATGATTTGGTTGATATGAAGGATTTACTTTATGAGAT
This portion of the Salinarchaeum sp. IM2453 genome encodes:
- a CDS encoding metal-dependent hydrolase — encoded protein: MMAITHAIAGAAAAVPLLVLAPEFAVVGALAGLIGGLFPDLDLYTGHRKLLHYPVYGSAVAILAAAVAAAWTTTVTVAIAMFLIGAALHAVSDVIGAGLELEPWEGNSDRAVYDHYHDKWLEPKRLIRYDGAPEDAALAGGLASGPLLLFDGPISLLVLGLLVVGVIYATLRKPLAKAAGWLFPQLPKELHSYLPDRYFENTN
- a CDS encoding co-chaperone YbbN, with product MNKTETPTGPVQLSDADELNEFIEEHDRVMVEFYTEGCGICASMEPVIGLIAQTTSVAVGTVNPRDDPSLIDNYTIKSVPKFILFEEGKIIDERADGHIEADNLREWIDESFTSTNEDTI
- a CDS encoding 4Fe-4S dicluster domain-containing protein; the encoded protein is MTQMGMVIDLERCQGCRSCQIACKTENNTPRGAFWMNVLRYEQGEFPDVDQGFVPNPCHHCTDSPCTDVCPTTARYKRDEDGIVLTDYDQCIGCRYCEIACPYGVNYFQWRDSSEGQYGFEAHLEEYSDELDGSPWEETPYVGSHEEGGGTQASGKIGKCTFCVHRQDSDDEQLEGTTACQEACPMNVIHFGDMEDPESKPRQYLNEKSSKQQWTMLESAGTGSNITYLGPQPNSDARGIEDQYKDPEDAIEAEADRDEYLLTGGESA
- a CDS encoding molybdopterin-dependent oxidoreductase, with amino-acid sequence MSSADDETGISRRSALKALGAAGGISSLGGYGYFSQIASGQTEPVEYDEVATACWIGKQDCGMRARVVNDRVVHLAPDPADECVDGLCPKGVSQIADLYDPYRIKQPLKRVGDSEKGTEGDFEPISWDEAIEEIAADLAPKLESDPRRVHFQIGRVKGAEWHMDGWVNAVEQAYGVNGDDAGLNVRGHGNVCASGNKFAGSRVGAAFTSPEPDFDNTELFLSWGWNATNAGGPHLCNTTYSREIAEAYEDGTEMVVLDPQRRGAGQWCDQWLPIEPGTDLAFFLAINHVLIEEGYIDQWFLKNMSNSPCLVYAEGEREGEVVRADDLSTDVVEGYNSQEDVESPIESPLWTEGEVVYDGESLRTHESALPDDPTVPNDHATAVLETEDELRIEVDGEEVLVETAFERFADHITEYSPEWAAEITDIDAETIRSVAINWGETAQIGATRTVEVDGNTREVPYRPVSMSLYHVSQQELGPPAAQAGILMMVLVGAAEVIGASRTGYANVPDGGPRRQMREAAFNDTLTWEPDGPDLEGTYYHPDANGAYAKVPHVMNNYDRYGLDETVGEPDDMACIVQFANPVGSGPNRRRTINGYAQYDTVVAVDPHMSDTAALVADYILPTTTVDKNENSKGGMSNTHYTTTTRTAPIPQLFDCRDEGDIYKELAAELGAAEEYLENINTAFDLDGADAFDSVDELTVSECLDRAFSEDLKSQAQSRQRPLYERYWYLLEERYNSQGTTPNQDIKVEHSPFGFKWQLYVESFERVGEIVRNEFEEHEEHNSVDFPYIDDINGFPTWREPTMWDSPDEYQYTLFDHKKIEHKQSRSNQNPLLNELDPQSYVRMHPSTAEEVGVEEGDRVTVTSHNAVEDETHEIEGEVMTLEGIKPETICIPPHHTDTLKPNAQALDEGANVNVLFDSTEGYCSWGADQSFHIRVAVEPAGDDA
- the nrfD gene encoding NrfD/PsrC family molybdoenzyme membrane anchor subunit, with translation MSTIEGPLRKQLIRPLTESGTKFYVAFSAAAVLSIVGIGAWIYQLNSGMHITGLGDWGTMAGAPWGLYIGTFIWWVGIAHGGIAISAAVRLFSLEKYLPIARIAEVLTLIALPMAALNIIYDLGRPSMMYEIFLNYPSAVQSSPLAWDVTAVFLYLTLSATYLWLTVREDVYELRKEGALPSYLSPVYSLILIGYRPGEEEKTRQMNWWLAVAILLLVPLLSGGVVPWLYATMGMHPGWWGAAQGPAMLAESLTSAIAVVIVVSATFRYAYDWEEIITKDIFRGLNKVMIGLIVVTLWFVLQDLVTGLGPAAPVDEAAVTEALISGSLSPLFWGSVGGLGIGLIYTTAVTLRPQWFSVGGTVAAAAIVSVSILAKKFLFVIEGLVHPSRSPISDLFPDGSYTPTLVEFAVASGTIGMAALGFMIISKIIPIVEVERLWGVKNE
- a CDS encoding molecular chaperone, translating into MSKNHISAQMPISQSELANVYKLLSEAYIRPPTEELCNGFRRWYNEVNKQQTALWEALENVANGNASKLASEYTRLIQGYHQSCSPHPPHESVYRDGRLQGPASVAVEQLYADAGLSYDGPPEQIDHLGTELLFMSQLCELEKKNAQKQFLENHLTEWISDYYTEAKSYDPPKFYVGVFDLTQETVKIHKENLDAGSVG